In the genome of Cynocephalus volans isolate mCynVol1 chromosome 10, mCynVol1.pri, whole genome shotgun sequence, the window AAAATGACCCAGATGCTGCAGGCTGGCAGTGCCATCTCAGGTTTCAGTGCAggtttatttcagttttatattttattccaggCAAGTGCTTATTACATGGATATTATTCATGTTTCAATACCTAAGGTCTTGGAGCATGAACAGCTACTAGAATACAGTTCAATAGTAAAAATACAATATGTACAAAATTAGGgtttttgtaggttttttttttttttttttttttttcccacacagCAGATGTATCCAAACACATAAAAATCTCTACAGTCTGGGGTCGCTACAGTTTATATTTCAGGAAACGGAGACACAGTGACCAAGTCCTCACTGTAAACAAGGGCCACCTCTTTGGGGTTTGGAGATGGGGCCCTGGGATTGGGGGAGCTGTTCCTGGAGACAGTAGGGGTTATGGTGACCCCTCAATTATCCTCCAGGCATTCCCTGCCCTTCTTTGGCCCCCCAAGGAACcaacctccccccctccccgaGGTAAAGACTCCCAGCCAGTGAGCCACTCTGAACATCAAAAGGTAAAACACGCATGAGAGGTaagatatgtatatgtgtatgtgtgtgtgtgtgtgtgtgtgtttgtcccAGGCTGGAAGGGTTAGGGAGGGAAGGGGCAGGCAGTCCCACTGGGTGAGGAAAGATGTGGTCCTGACAGCTCTCAGAGGGGAGATGCCCAAGGAAGTGCTGGGTGGTGGCTGCCCACTTGGGCACACAGCATCACAGCATTCAcaaacagcaacagaaacaacagcaacaacaccCATCGTCACCAATCTGGACATAGTCATTCGGCACTAGATTTGGAGGCCCCCACTGCTGGgggtcagggaggggaggggtggcgGGTGGATGATGAGGTATCTGTGCAGGCCGAGGGGCCACTGGCCTCAGGATGCAAGGAGAGGGGAACaggctggggggagggtgggTTCGCCAAAGCTGCTCTTATTGTTCCTGCTCTTTTCACTGTCACAATGGGAACAGCAAAGCCGGCTCCCCCGAGAGCCAAGGTATCTGGTGAAGGGGGCTGCAGCTGTAGAATGGCGGCAGGCCAGTGAGATGGGACTGCTGCGCTGGGGTGGGCACAGGATTCCCTCCCACAGGCcatccctttccccaccccaggaGAGGAAAATGAGAATAACAGTCCCCAGGGAGGTCTCCAAGACCAGGAAGGAACTGAAAGGAAGTTCCTAGGCATCGAAGGAGTCTTCGTTTCAAGGGAGAATCTATTCAAGACCTCCGCTGGTCTCCTCAGAAGACCCTGAACTCTCCTCCCCAGGCCCCCTCAACTGCCTAGCCCACTGCCCCAGCCCATCAGGCAAGGGTCACACCCAGGGACAGTCACTTCCCTACCCCCGCCACACACACCAAAAGGCCATTAGTGTAGGTCCAGGTGGAGAGCTgagtgtgcacgcgtgtgtgtaaCTGAGCGTATTTGACACAAGGCCACTTGTAGTAAATACCCACATAAAAAGAGAAGCCAGCCTGCCAAGGCAGAGGGGGAAAGCTGCATTCCCTAACATAGGACCCCCttactcctccccaccccaagctCAGTCCTGTCCTTGATCCAACTAAGGACCATTTCTCAGAGGAAGGTGGTGATGcacagcagccctcaccagagaGGGACTCAAAATTGCCCACTGGAGAAAGGGAAGTGGTCCAAGGCCAGAGATGACAGTAGAggctggagcagcagcagcagccccccaCCATAGCCACTACACCCCAACTCTGCCTGCCCCCTTCTCCACAGGTCGCCATAGCCTGTTTGGGGAGGGATTTAGGGCTTTATACAAGCCCCTAGATTTCAACTTCCTGATGCCTCAAACAATGTGACTTCTAGGCTCCTGGAACCAAGGCCAGGTTCTGGTCCATGTCTCCCAAACTGCAGGAGGCATCCAAACCCAGACAGCCAGGCCCACCTATCCCTTGGGGGAGTGCACAGCACTGAGCAGAATTCAGGGAACCAGGGGAGTGTCCAATAGACAGGGCCCCTCCTCACTGCTTTTTGGAAATCAAGAGCCAAGCCCAGGGATGGAGATAGAGGTCCAGTCGCTCTCCTCCCATCCAGACCCAGGCTTTTGGGGATAGGGATGGGAGGCCAGACACCAAGCCCCTTCTTCCCTACCCTCACCCTCAGACTGCCTTCCTGAAGTCAGAAGTCCAGTAGCAGAGGTTGGGGACAGGGGACAGAGCTTAGGTTTGGTTTATTGTTGATACAGAATCACTCATTATAAATGATTTCTACTGTAATGAATCACAGTGACAACAACTGGGTCAGTGAGCCTCAGGCTGTGGGACACCCACCTGTCTGGGTAGGACTCCAGACCAACTACTTCCTAGGATCTGTCACCTGTACTCAGAGCAGGACCCCTCACATCCTACCACCCCCCCCCCGCCAGTCCCCAGATTTCTGGGCTAAGTGGCTTCAGTTCTGCTTCCCTCGTTTCCCTCCAAAGGCCTGGGAagagaacactgaggctcaggagaGGAGGCCTGGGCACTCAGCCACCTCACCGAacagcaatagcagcagcagcacaggaagatgggcagggcaggggagaaGTCAGAAAACAAGACGTCCACATCACACTGATTTCAGGGAAcagggtggggaggcaggaaCGGCATTGGGGCCAGCACCGGGCTGGACAGGTGGCTTGTTCACCAGACTGTCTCTCATCAGTCATTCTAAGTCCCAAGGCAGCAGGATAACCCCCTGCCCTGTGCCCAACTGCCTGGGGCAGTCCCTCCCACCCCTGGCTCAGAGTCTCTGCACCCCCTTCCCCTAGGAGGCctgggggtgggtgtgggtggggcaGGCCTGGGCCTAGCTGGAATGTGTGGAGCTGGTGGGTAGGAGAGTGGGGGACAGgtccccttccctgcccccactggGGGCCTCTGAGTGACTTCATCCTCAAGCCAGCTTGAGCGTGCTGACCGGGAAGGAGGGCATGGTGACCATTGTCACAGGATTGAGTACTGTCTGGCCCACCAGCTGGGGGTGGTGCACCACCTGAGCCCCCATGGCTGGCTTTGCCATGACAGTGGCTGGGGGCCCCAGCCCAGCTGTGCCATTCACTTGCTGGTGAGAGAGGGTGTGGGCGATGTGGCTAACCGCCACAGGCTGGCTTACCGCCACAGGCTGCGGGTACAAGGGCAGCTGGGAACCAAGGTGGGCCACATGGTTGAGGGTGGCAGGGTGCACTGTGATGTGGCCAATGGGGGGTGTGGCAGGTGCCAGCTGCACAGCAGGGCTGGGGGCCGAAGGGGCGATGTGGGCAATGTGCTTGCCACCCGGCCCCTGTAGAACGTGGTTCACAGTCTGGATGACTGAGGCATGGGTGGTGGCTGTGTGGGCGATGACCGTGGAGCTGCCCCCAGCCGTGGCCACAAGATGGGCCGGAGCTGGCACCAGCGTCTGGGCAGGGGCTGccggtgggggaggaggggccgGCAGAGGGGTCTTCtgcggtggctgctgctgctgcacaggGAGGTGGGCAGGAGACAGGGccactgggtgggggtgggggtgggggtgtgagtGGGGAGGTAAAGCTGCAGGGACAGTGTTGGGGGGTGGCAGGGTGGACTTTAGCAGCTCCGGCTGGGGACGATGGCTCAGCTTAGGTGGACCCAGGTCCGCCCGGTCCTCCTCCATGTCCTCATCTATGTTGTCTTCACCCTCTGTGGGGGAACATGGGGCAGGGAGCAGATCAGAAGTGCTTGGGAAACAAATGGTTGGAGCCGCAGTACTCATAGGGTTGGGGATatgacggggctgggtggagggtgTCTTTACTAGCAGGCAAGAGCCTGGCTGGAGAGGCTGGAATTTGAGGTTCAAGGGCAGCATGTTGAGGATGGGGGGGCCAGTGCAGGGCCAGGGCTCACCAGAGGCTGTCGAGGTGGAGGCCTGGTCGTCCTCGGGCTGGCCTGTCTGCCGGAGCACTCGGTCAATCTCCAGCATGTCCATCCACTGGCTCAGCTCATGCTTCAGCTCCGCTAGCCGCTGCTGCGTGGCAATCTTCTCCCGAGCCAGCCGCTCCATCTCATGCTCGtactccttctccttcctcttcaggGACTGAGGGACAGGGCAAGGGACAGCAGGACATGTGAGCAGCAGCCACGGGGCCCACGGTATCTCAAAACTTCTATCCACATCAGCCAGCCAACAGGTCAAGTCTGCAGCAACCAGGAGGCCCAGCCTGACCAGGCTGTTGGGACCACACCTCCCTCCTGGTCCACGGCTCTGGCCAGTGAGGCCCAACGTCCCAGGAAAGACAGCACAGATCCCGGTCAGCCCTGACCCAAGTACGGGGGCCCTTCCCCACTGA includes:
- the MNT gene encoding max-binding protein MNT is translated as MSIETLLEAARFLEWQAQQQQRAREEQERLRLEREREQEQKKASSLARLAHALPVEEPRIEAPPLPLSPPAPPPAPPPALATPTPLTVIPIPVVTNSPQPLPPAPPLPPAAQPLPLAPRQPALVSTPGLSIKEPAPLPTRPPVPTPAPLLPDSKTTVPPTGSPKPLQPLPTPILTIAPHPGVQPHLAPQQPPPPTLGTLKLAPAEEVKSSEQKKRPGGIGTREVHNKLEKNRRAHLKECFETLKRNIPNVDDKKTSNLSVLRTALRYIQSLKRKEKEYEHEMERLAREKIATQQRLAELKHELSQWMDMLEIDRVLRQTGQPEDDQASTSTASEGEDNIDEDMEEDRADLGPPKLSHRPQPELLKSTLPPPNTVPAALPPHSHPHPHPHPVALSPAHLPVQQQQPPQKTPLPAPPPPPAAPAQTLVPAPAHLVATAGGSSTVIAHTATTHASVIQTVNHVLQGPGGKHIAHIAPSAPSPAVQLAPATPPIGHITVHPATLNHVAHLGSQLPLYPQPVAVSQPVAVSHIAHTLSHQQVNGTAGLGPPATVMAKPAMGAQVVHHPQLVGQTVLNPVTMVTMPSFPVSTLKLA